The genomic DNA GATGCAAAGCAAGCCCCGGTCTCGGGTTGTGGCGCTCGGCCGCCTGGCGGCGGGGGCGTTTCGATGCGCCTGAATCCGGATGAGAGCCGTTGTGTGGATGGTGTGTGTGTATCTGGCGGGGTTGCGTGCTGACCCTCAAGGACCTACCGTTTCGACCCCCGGCATTGTGTTCCCCCGGATTTGGTGAGCGAGTGCGGGTGATTGTGTATGTTTGTGACGCATGGAGGCGATGTGGCTGAGATTGTGACGAGCGTTCGCCGGATCGGGCTTGTGGTGGCCGGCGTTGGGTCGATTCTGCTTGGGTTGCTGGTGGCGTGGACGTTTGTGCGTCCGGGCGTGATCGGCGGTGTGGGGACGGGGGCGTTGGCGGCGATCTTCGGGTTGCTGTCGTTGCCGGGGGTTGTGTACTGGTTCTGGACGCTGGATCGGCGGGCGGCGGTGCGTCAGGCGGCGCGTCGGCGGACGTTGGCGGCGGCATCGGATGCGGACGGCGCGGATGTGCCTCGCCGGGTGCTGGTGGGCGTGGCCGGGGCGCGGTGCATCGGTCGCGAGGCGGGCGCAGCGCAGGTGGTGCAGCACGACGGGGCGCGCGGGGATGAGCGTCGCGAGCGGCCTCATCGGGCGGCTCCTCGGACGGTGCATGTGGGGTGAGTGGGCGGGGGGCTTGTTGCTCCGGGTGAGTGCGTCGGCCATCGAGCGGTGCAACGATGATGGGCGTGCCACCTGAAGTTCCAGAGCCGTTGATGGCGTTTGACCAGTGCGCGAGCGTGGTGGGTTCGCTGCTTCATCGACTTGATGCGGCGCGGGATCGATATCGCGTGCTGAACGATGCCGGGCGGGTGCTCGCCAACTCGTTCGAGGCGTTGCGGGTGGAGATGACGTACCACTCGAACGCGATCGAGGGGAGCACGTTGACACTGCGTGAGACGCAGTTGGTTTTAGAGGGGCGGGTGCCCGCGACGGGGAAGTCTTTGCGCGAGGTGTATGAGGCGCGGAACCATGACCGCGCGCTGCGGATGATCGAGTCTCGGGCCGAGGAGCGCGGAGCGGGTGTGGCGTTGACCGAGCGGGACATCCTCGATGTTCATGCGCTTGTGCTCGCGGACATCGAGCCGGCCTCGGCGGGGCGGTATCGCTCCGAGCGTGTGTTGATCAAGGGGACGCGGTTTGTGCCGCCGGGTAGCCACAGGTTCGGCGAGTTGATGCCGGCCATGCTTGGGCTGGTGGAAAGACCCGGCGTGCATCCGGCGATTATCGCGGCAGAGTTGCACTACAACCTGGTCGCGGTCCACCCGTTCGCTGATGGGAACGGACGGACGGCACGGCTGTTGATGAACATGCACATGCTCCAGCACGGGTATCCGCTCGTGATCATCGAGGTCGAGCGGCGCGGGGAGTATCTCGTGGCTCTTGAAGAGGCGAACGAGGGGCGATGCGAGCGGTTCGCGGCGTTCGTGATCGAGAGCGCGGAGCGCTCGATTGAGCGGTTGATCGGGGAGTGAGGGGGGCGCCGGCGAGCGGCGGCTTGCAGCTATCCCTTGCGTGCGGCTTCGATTTTGGCGATGTCGATCTTGCCCATGGTCATCATGGCTTCGAAGGCGCGCTTGGCGACGGCGGGGTCGGGGTCGGCGATGGCTTTGGTGAGGGCAATGGGGGTGATCTGCCAGGAGAGGCCCCATTTGTCTTTGCACCAGCTGCACGCGGACTCGGAGCCGCCGTTGTTGACGATGGCGTTCCAGTAGCGATCGGTCTCTTCCTGGGTTTCGGTGGCGATCTGGAAGGAGAAGGCCTCGGAGTGCTTGAAGGCGGGGCCGCCGTTGAGGCCGAGGCAGGGGATGCCGAGGACGGTGAAGTTGACGGTGAGGACATCGCCCGCTTTGCCGGAGGGGTAGTCGGCGGGTGCGCGGTGGATGGCGGTGATGGCAGAGTCGGGGAAGGTGCTGGCGTAGAAGCGTGCGGCTTCTTCGGCGTCGTTGTTGAACCAGAGGCAGATGGTGTTCTTTGGGGAGGTTTGCATCGCCGATCATATGACGTATTCGGCATACGAAACCAGGGCTCGGGCGAGAGAACCGACTATTGCCACATACTGTGCTTGACACAGTAATACCTTCGCCTATATACTGTTTCATACACAGTAATAGGTGGCATATGGGTGAACGGGACAACACAGGGTTGGCGGAGCTGAGGCGGGGGGTGTTGGTGCTCGCGGTGCTCTCGCGTCTGCGGACGCCGCAGTACGGGTACTCGCTGCGGCAGGCGCTCGCCGAGGGGGGCATGCCGATCGAGGAGGGGACGCTGTACCCGCTGCTTCGGCGGCTGGAGTCGCAGGGTCTGCTCGCGAGCGAGTGGAACACGGAACAGTCGCCGCGGCGTTACTACCGGCTGAACGCGGAGGGGGAGCGGATGCTCGCCGCGTTGACCGAGGCGTGGCGGGATCAGGTGCGCGTGATGAGTGGTCTTCTGGATGGGAGGGTGTGATGAATACGCATGAGTTGGTCGAGTCGTATGTTCGCGATGTGGCCAGGTACCTGCCTCGCGCGAAGCGGAACGATGTGGCGTTCGAGCTGCGCGCGCTCCTGGGCGATGAGGTGGCGGCGAAGGCGCAGGGGATGGGGCGTGCGCCCGATCGAGCGATGGTGATGGAGTTGCTGCGTGGGTTCGGCAGCCCGCCGGAGGTTGCGGCGCGGTATCACCAGCGCGGGGCACTGATCGATTCGGCGGACACACACCACTTTCTGATCTGGGCGCTGTCGGGCGCGGTGATGCTCTCGCTGCTGTCGGCGTTGAGCCCGAGCGCGGATCGGGACAACGGCGATGCGTTCTTGAAGTGGGTGGGCGCGCTGGCGATTGTGTTTGCGGTGCGCGGGTGGTGGAGGCGGCGTTCGCCGAAGGCGATGGTGTGGAAACCGAAGCGCGGGCAGGATTGGATGCCGCGTGGGCTGGCGCTGCTTTCGCTGGTGGCAACGGCGGTCTTTCCGTTCTTTGTGTACACGGCTCCACAGATGTTCGTGGAGACGATGTTCTTCGGGCGGGTTGTGAGTGATGGTGTGGTGCTGACGGAGTCGTTTGCGCAGAGCGGCGAGCGCATCGCAGGGATCGTCATGCTCGGGATGTTGGTGGTGATGTACGGCGCGGTGCTCGTGCAAGGGCGGTACGCATCATGGTCGAACTGGACGTTCGCGGTGTTGCACGGCGCGCTGGGGGTGTTGATGGGCGCGCATGGCGGGGCGGCGCGGGCGGGGGAGGTGTTCACGACAGCCAAGGCGAATGAGGTGGCGGCGCCGATCTTCGGCGTGCTGGGGACGTTTCTCCTGATGTGCGCGTTCTATGGGGTGTATCAGGAGTGGGCACGGATCAAGCCCGCGCCGGAGGTGGAGGGGAAGAGGGCGTGAGGCGTGCGGCGCGCTTACTTCGTGTTTCGCAGGGCGTCGATGATCGCTTGCGGCTCGGCGCGTTCGCGGTAGTCCGCGCTGAGGAAGGCGTAGGCGATGGTGCCATCGGGAGAGATGACGTATGTCGCGGCGAGCGGGAGTTCCCACGAATCGTCGCCGTTGATCGATGGGAGATCGATCATGCCCTTGAAGGCGTCCGCGACGGCGTCGGGGACTTTGTATGAAAGCCCGTAGGCGCGGGCGACGGTGCTGCCGGTGTCGCTGAGGACGGTGAATTCCAGAGCGTTCTTCTCGCGGGTTGTGAGCGAGTTGTCGGGGAGTTCGGGCGAGATGGCGACCAGGCGGGCTCCGAGCGACGTGATGTCGGGGAGAGCATCCTGGTATGCGCGGAGTTGGATGTTGCAGTAGGGGCACCAGCCGCCCCGGTACCACGTCAGGACAACGGGCCCTTGTTTGAGCAGATCGGAGAGGCGGACGGGATTGCCGGCGTGGTCGCTGAGTGTGAAGTCTGGGGCGCGGGCTCCGGCGTTGAGCGCGGACTGTGTGATGCCGCTCGTCGCGACGCTTGAGATGCCGTCTTCGAAGGTGGTCTTCATCTGTTCGGGCGCCTGGGCGTCGAAGCGGCGCTTTGTGTCTTCGAGGCGGCTTTGGAGCGTGGGCGCGGCGTTCGCATCGAAGGGCGCCTCGCCCGAGAGTCGCATCCACGCGGCGTCGGCGCGGGCGATGTTGGGCGCGAGGTTCTTCTGGAACTTGGCGCGCGTGTCGTTGAGGATGTCTTTGTAGAAGAGAAGGAGGCGGCCATCGACGATGAGGAAGGACTTCGGGTCGATCTCGACCTTTGAGCCGTTCTCGGCCATGGCCCATGAGCACCAGCCGCCGTGAGCGGGGATGAACTTGTCCGGGTTTGACCTGAAGAGATCGAGGTTCTTGCGCGAGGCGAATCGGTATGTGACGCCTCGATCGATGTGTTCGAGTTTGGGATCGCCCTTGGCGGGTTTGGAGCCGCCTTCGGGGAAGTAGGAGACGGGGTCGTAGCCCGCGATTGCGAGGCGCGCCTTGTTGATGTTGTATTGGTCAACGGCGCGTTGGTGGGTCGGGGTGGTTGGTTGTGCGGCGTGTGCGGCGTTGGGCTGGGCGAGCGTGGTTGCGAGAAGCGCGAGGACAAAGCTCGCGCGGATGGCGCGGCGGCACTGGGCGTTCATTCGTGGCTCCTTGTGCCGCACGGCGGATGTGGCGGCGGTGCTTGGATGCCGCGTGGAGTGTGGAGGTGACAGCAGAGTTGAGTGGTGGTGGGCGAGCGAGATCTGGTTGAGCAGTCGAGACTGCATCGTGAGGCGCGGGGATTTGTATACATAGTTGGAAGGCGTGCCGCGAGAGGTGGGGACGGAGGACTAAGCCGTTCGCGACTTGCATCATCTCATGCGCCCGGCGCACCAGCAGAAGGACCATGCACGATGCTCATCCAGGTCAACACCGACAACCAGACGCAGGGCACCGCCGATCTTCAGCGGAGCGTTGAGGCCGTGATCGAGGATCGGCTGGGCCGCTTCGCCGATCGGATCACGCGGGCGGAGGTTCATCTGACCGACGAGAACGGGACGGGAAAGTCCGGGGGGAACGACAAGCGGTGCCTGATCGAGATTCGCCTGGCCGGGAAGGACCCGATCAGCGCGACCGACTACGGCGCATCGCACGACATCGCGCTGCGCG from Phycisphaeraceae bacterium includes the following:
- a CDS encoding helix-turn-helix transcriptional regulator — translated: MGERDNTGLAELRRGVLVLAVLSRLRTPQYGYSLRQALAEGGMPIEEGTLYPLLRRLESQGLLASEWNTEQSPRRYYRLNAEGERMLAALTEAWRDQVRVMSGLLDGRV
- a CDS encoding redoxin domain-containing protein: MNAQCRRAIRASFVLALLATTLAQPNAAHAAQPTTPTHQRAVDQYNINKARLAIAGYDPVSYFPEGGSKPAKGDPKLEHIDRGVTYRFASRKNLDLFRSNPDKFIPAHGGWCSWAMAENGSKVEIDPKSFLIVDGRLLLFYKDILNDTRAKFQKNLAPNIARADAAWMRLSGEAPFDANAAPTLQSRLEDTKRRFDAQAPEQMKTTFEDGISSVATSGITQSALNAGARAPDFTLSDHAGNPVRLSDLLKQGPVVLTWYRGGWCPYCNIQLRAYQDALPDITSLGARLVAISPELPDNSLTTREKNALEFTVLSDTGSTVARAYGLSYKVPDAVADAFKGMIDLPSINGDDSWELPLAATYVISPDGTIAYAFLSADYRERAEPQAIIDALRNTK
- a CDS encoding VOC family protein, giving the protein MQTSPKNTICLWFNNDAEEAARFYASTFPDSAITAIHRAPADYPSGKAGDVLTVNFTVLGIPCLGLNGGPAFKHSEAFSFQIATETQEETDRYWNAIVNNGGSESACSWCKDKWGLSWQITPIALTKAIADPDPAVAKRAFEAMMTMGKIDIAKIEAARKG
- a CDS encoding Fic family protein, whose protein sequence is MPPEVPEPLMAFDQCASVVGSLLHRLDAARDRYRVLNDAGRVLANSFEALRVEMTYHSNAIEGSTLTLRETQLVLEGRVPATGKSLREVYEARNHDRALRMIESRAEERGAGVALTERDILDVHALVLADIEPASAGRYRSERVLIKGTRFVPPGSHRFGELMPAMLGLVERPGVHPAIIAAELHYNLVAVHPFADGNGRTARLLMNMHMLQHGYPLVIIEVERRGEYLVALEEANEGRCERFAAFVIESAERSIERLIGE
- a CDS encoding HPF/RaiA family ribosome-associated protein yields the protein MLIQVNTDNQTQGTADLQRSVEAVIEDRLGRFADRITRAEVHLTDENGTGKSGGNDKRCLIEIRLAGKDPISATDYGASHDIALRGATAKMQSQLEKIVGKIGRG